GTTGGCGTCGAAGTCATCGTCGGTGCGGTTGTACTGGGCGAAGGCCCCGACCATGGGCAGATTGCTCACCTGAGCCACCTTTTTCTTGTACCCGTAGACCTCCCGCGCCTGCTCCACGATCCGCGGCTCGGGCCGACCCTCCTGGGCCTGCCGCAGCAGGACATCCAGTTCGAGCGCCACGGTGGGGTAGTCGAGCGTGTCCCCCACGATGCCGAGGGGCTGGCCCCGGTCCAGCGCCAGGAGCACCCGCAGGGCCTCCAGGCTCAGGCTCTCCCACTTGTTGAGCACGGGCAGCCAGGTGCGCATGTCGTCCAGGTCGTACTGAACCTGGATCACGTCCTTCTGGGGGGCATTCGCGGCGCCGTTTTCGAAGTCCTGCTCGGCGGTCTTGTAGAAGAGCTCCATCTCCTGGATCGTCTCCAGGAGGTAGCCCCGGGCCTCGCGGGCCAGGATCGCGCTCTTGTAGGCCGTGACCACGTCGCGCTGCACCTGGTCCTGTGCCTGCTTGAGCTGGGCCTTGCTGATGTCGATGCCCCGGTTGGCCATCTTGTTGTAGTTGGTGATCGTAAACCACGTGAAGAGCGGCATCTCCGCCGTGGCCCCCGACATCAGCATCTTGTCGTCGGAAACCTCGAACTTCTCGATGGTGAAGGTAAACGGCGTGTCGGCCGGGAATCCCATCTGGGTCGCCAGGGCAGGAGACCGGGCGGTCATGTCGAAGTTCTCGAACCGGTAGCTCTCGTTGAGCTTCACATAGGCCGCGTTGAGCTTGAGCTGGGGCCAGTAGGCCGAGCGCGCCTGGGTGAGCAGCGCCTGGCTCCTCTCGATGTTGGCCCGAGCCGCGTGCAGGTCGTTGTTGTTCTTCGCGGCGAGCTCCAGGCACTCGGCGAGCGTCATTCGCGCGGTGCCGGCGGCGGGCGCCGGGTCTACGCTGATCGCCGCCAGCGCGGCG
This sequence is a window from Thermodesulfobacteriota bacterium. Protein-coding genes within it:
- a CDS encoding TolC family protein, coding for AALAAISVDPAPAAGTARMTLAECLELAAKNNNDLHAARANIERSQALLTQARSAYWPQLKLNAAYVKLNESYRFENFDMTARSPALATQMGFPADTPFTFTIEKFEVSDDKMLMSGATAEMPLFTWFTITNYNKMANRGIDISKAQLKQAQDQVQRDVVTAYKSAILAREARGYLLETIQEMELFYKTAEQDFENGAANAPQKDVIQVQYDLDDMRTWLPVLNKWESLSLEALRVLLALDRGQPLGIVGDTLDYPTVALELDVLLRQAQEGRPEPRIVEQAREVYGYKKKVAQVSNLPMVGAFAQYNRTDDDFDANQDYNWAVGVGATMHLFDGGKSVGEYREADAEYRRFSRLLDQARKGISFQVQEAYTEVQEAYEQLKIREQARQKAIQQVGVVRQGYQYGITTVKDVNDAQVQKRWADANWLFKKLEYNQAVAKLNQAVGTEVHAFR